From one Streptomyces sp. NBC_01478 genomic stretch:
- a CDS encoding HAD family hydrolase has translation MARLHLFDLDGTLLHGTSAPLEISRQLGLESETVELEQEISAGLIGPPEYATRVYTLWADLTEAHVAAAFEGAPWLARIREVWAEIRNAGEYCAVVSLSPSFFVERLTGWGAHAAHGSLFPAVPFTAPSMDLAGVLNSAAKVVIADRLCEEFGVTRADCVAYGDSMSDKDLFGAVPVSVAVNADRHLAGLATHSYAGRDLWDAYELVRGAR, from the coding sequence ATGGCGAGACTTCATCTCTTCGACCTCGACGGCACTTTGCTGCACGGAACCAGCGCGCCCCTGGAGATCTCCCGTCAACTCGGCCTGGAGTCAGAGACGGTGGAACTCGAGCAGGAGATCTCGGCGGGTCTGATCGGGCCGCCGGAGTACGCGACCCGCGTGTACACGCTGTGGGCGGATCTCACCGAGGCGCATGTGGCGGCAGCTTTCGAGGGTGCCCCTTGGCTGGCGCGGATCCGTGAGGTCTGGGCCGAGATCAGGAACGCCGGTGAATACTGCGCCGTCGTATCGCTCTCGCCTTCCTTCTTTGTGGAACGGCTCACGGGCTGGGGCGCCCACGCGGCACACGGATCGCTCTTTCCCGCCGTACCCTTCACCGCGCCGTCCATGGATCTGGCCGGCGTCCTCAACTCCGCCGCCAAAGTGGTGATCGCGGATCGACTGTGTGAGGAGTTCGGGGTGACGCGGGCGGACTGTGTGGCCTACGGAGACTCGATGTCGGACAAGGACCTGTTCGGCGCCGTGCCCGTCTCCGTCGCGGTCAATGCGGATCGCCATCTGGCGGGCCTCGCGACCCACTCCTATGCGGGGCGGGATCTGTGGGATGCCTACGAATTGGTGCGCGGCGCCCGGTAG
- a CDS encoding GNAT family N-acetyltransferase: MPTPSLAALPIRRLTLRDRLACADLSEDRGWPREEHKWGFLLSAGKGYGIDAPDGGLVAACVTTEYGPQDRPDLIAIGMVLVAERYARQGVGRRLMRHLISAMGTTPLTLHATPNGRPLYEELGFKVIGRAEMLRGHFTPAGPESRIATRAATAEDLTGILRLDEAVFGADRTPLITRLPAFADQLRVAEENGRIIGYAAAWPNMDTQVVGPLIAQNAETAKALLASLAARTDRPLRTDIDVRHEDLLSWAKERGLAPIAFNAVMTYGIPELPGDWTRRFAPLTVAAG; this comes from the coding sequence GTGCCGACTCCTTCCCTCGCCGCTCTGCCCATCCGCCGGCTGACGCTCCGCGATCGCCTCGCCTGCGCCGACCTGTCCGAGGACCGGGGGTGGCCACGCGAGGAACACAAGTGGGGCTTCCTCCTGAGCGCCGGGAAGGGTTACGGCATCGACGCTCCCGACGGCGGCCTCGTCGCGGCATGCGTCACCACGGAGTACGGCCCACAGGACCGCCCGGATCTCATTGCCATCGGCATGGTCCTGGTCGCCGAGCGGTACGCCCGGCAGGGCGTGGGACGCCGGCTGATGCGCCACCTGATCTCGGCGATGGGCACCACACCACTGACCCTGCACGCGACCCCGAACGGCCGCCCGCTCTACGAGGAGCTCGGCTTCAAGGTCATCGGCCGTGCCGAGATGCTGCGCGGCCATTTCACACCTGCCGGGCCTGAGTCCCGGATCGCCACCCGCGCGGCGACGGCCGAGGACCTCACCGGCATCCTGCGCCTCGACGAGGCGGTGTTCGGCGCCGATCGCACGCCCCTCATCACACGACTGCCCGCCTTCGCCGACCAGTTGAGGGTGGCGGAGGAGAACGGCCGGATCATCGGCTACGCGGCCGCCTGGCCCAACATGGACACCCAGGTCGTGGGCCCGCTGATCGCACAGAACGCCGAGACGGCGAAGGCCCTCCTGGCCTCACTCGCCGCCCGCACCGACCGTCCGCTGCGCACCGACATCGACGTACGCCACGAAGACCTGTTGTCCTGGGCGAAGGAACGCGGACTCGCCCCCATCGCCTTCAACGCCGTGATGACGTACGGCATCCCGGAGTTGCCCGGCGACTGGACCCGGAGGTTCGCTCCCCTGACGGTCGCGGCCGGCTGA
- a CDS encoding GlcG/HbpS family heme-binding protein, protein MSTTTAVAPLTIQDAEALVAEARRAAEAAGVTVSITVLDAGGHLLAFQRDDQAVLISGETSTRKAYTALQLNAPTADLVDAVQPGGLFHTLPTALDRPLLFIAGGIPVHRDGRLIGAIGVGGGAPTQDHGFAQAAVEAVV, encoded by the coding sequence ATGAGCACCACCACCGCCGTAGCCCCGCTGACCATCCAGGACGCCGAAGCGCTCGTCGCCGAGGCTCGCCGAGCCGCGGAGGCCGCCGGGGTCACCGTGAGCATCACCGTGCTGGACGCCGGCGGTCATCTGCTCGCCTTCCAGCGGGACGACCAGGCTGTGCTGATCTCCGGTGAGACCAGCACCCGCAAGGCGTACACCGCGCTCCAGCTCAACGCGCCCACCGCCGACCTGGTCGACGCCGTCCAGCCCGGAGGCCTCTTCCACACCCTGCCCACCGCGCTCGACCGGCCGCTGCTGTTCATCGCGGGCGGCATCCCGGTGCACCGTGACGGCCGGCTGATCGGGGCGATCGGCGTCGGTGGCGGCGCCCCGACGCAGGACCACGGCTTCGCCCAGGCCGCCGTAGAGGCGGTCGTCTGA
- a CDS encoding MFS transporter, which yields MPLALLALAIGAFGIGTTEFVIMGLLPQVAGDFGVSIPTAGLLVTGYALGVVIGAPLMTVLGTKVPRKRMLMLLMGLFILGNLLSAVAPSFSVMLIGRVVASFAHGAFFGIGSVVAAELVAPDKKAGAIAMMFTGLTVANVIGVPLGTLVGQSVGWRVTFAIVAGLGVIGLAGIAKLVPDLPKPEGVRLRHELAAFKNTQVLLAMAMTVLGFGGVFAAITYIAPMMTHVAGFADGSVTWLLVLFGLGMVGGNLVGGKFADRALMPMLYVSLGALAVVLALFTVTAHNKIAAAVTIALIGALGFATVPPLQKRVLDQAHGAPTLASAVNIGAFNLGNALSAWLGGIVIAAGFGYTAPNWVGAALAAAALVLAILSAALERRTSAHGAVVAGGTPSAAQRAAVHH from the coding sequence ATGCCTCTCGCGCTTCTGGCCCTCGCGATCGGGGCCTTCGGAATCGGTACGACCGAGTTCGTGATCATGGGCTTGCTGCCCCAGGTCGCGGGCGACTTCGGCGTCTCCATCCCTACCGCCGGACTGCTGGTCACGGGCTATGCGCTGGGTGTGGTGATCGGTGCCCCACTGATGACCGTGCTCGGCACCAAGGTCCCCCGCAAGCGGATGCTGATGCTGTTGATGGGCCTGTTCATCCTCGGCAACCTGCTCTCCGCCGTCGCCCCCAGCTTCTCGGTGATGCTGATCGGCCGCGTGGTCGCCTCGTTCGCCCACGGCGCCTTCTTCGGCATCGGCTCGGTCGTCGCGGCCGAGCTGGTCGCCCCGGACAAGAAGGCCGGAGCCATCGCGATGATGTTCACCGGGCTGACCGTCGCCAATGTCATCGGCGTCCCGCTGGGCACCCTCGTCGGGCAGTCCGTCGGCTGGCGGGTCACCTTCGCCATCGTCGCGGGCCTCGGCGTGATCGGCCTGGCCGGTATCGCCAAGCTCGTGCCCGACCTGCCCAAGCCCGAGGGCGTACGACTGCGGCACGAACTGGCCGCCTTCAAGAACACCCAGGTCCTGCTCGCCATGGCGATGACCGTCCTCGGCTTCGGTGGCGTCTTCGCGGCCATCACCTACATCGCGCCGATGATGACCCACGTCGCCGGCTTCGCCGACGGCTCCGTCACCTGGCTGCTCGTCCTCTTCGGCCTCGGCATGGTCGGCGGCAACCTCGTCGGCGGCAAGTTCGCCGACCGCGCCCTCATGCCCATGCTCTACGTCTCGCTCGGCGCCCTGGCTGTCGTGCTCGCGCTCTTCACGGTCACCGCGCACAACAAGATCGCCGCAGCCGTCACCATCGCCCTCATCGGTGCCCTGGGCTTCGCCACCGTGCCGCCGCTGCAGAAGCGGGTCCTCGACCAGGCACACGGCGCCCCGACGCTGGCCTCGGCCGTGAACATCGGCGCCTTCAACCTCGGCAACGCGCTCTCCGCCTGGCTCGGCGGCATCGTCATCGCGGCCGGCTTCGGCTACACCGCCCCGAACTGGGTCGGCGCCGCCCTCGCCGCGGCCGCCCTGGTCCTCGCGATCCTCTCGGCCGCCCTGGAACGCCGCACCAGCGCCCACGGCGCCGTCGTGGCGGGCGGCACACCGAGCGCGGCGCAGCGGGCCGCCGTCCACCACTGA
- a CDS encoding MarR family winged helix-turn-helix transcriptional regulator, which produces MTATDPALTALAQGWCALSLLHGRIEAHIERALQAKHDLSMREYSLLDVLSRQHDGEGGHLQMRQVADAVVLSQSATTRLVTRLEDRGLLARYLCPTDRRGIYTNVSEAGLTLLEEARPTNDTALREALDAAAANPELAPLVRVVESMNVPA; this is translated from the coding sequence ATGACAGCGACGGACCCCGCGCTCACCGCCCTCGCCCAGGGCTGGTGCGCCCTCTCCTTGTTGCACGGGAGGATCGAGGCGCACATCGAGCGCGCCCTGCAGGCCAAGCACGACCTGAGCATGCGCGAGTACTCGCTGCTGGACGTGCTCAGCCGACAGCACGACGGCGAGGGAGGGCATCTGCAGATGCGGCAGGTCGCCGACGCGGTCGTCCTCAGCCAGAGCGCCACCACCCGCCTGGTCACCCGGCTCGAGGACCGCGGCCTGCTCGCGCGGTACCTGTGCCCGACCGATCGCCGGGGCATCTACACGAACGTCTCCGAGGCAGGCCTCACGCTGCTCGAAGAGGCCCGCCCGACCAACGACACCGCGCTGCGCGAAGCGCTCGACGCGGCGGCCGCGAACCCCGAACTGGCGCCACTGGTCCGGGTCGTGGAGTCGATGAACGTGCCCGCGTAG
- a CDS encoding GNAT family N-acetyltransferase has protein sequence MGDLEIRAAVTKDVPTIVGMLADDPLGAQRESPDDLTPYLAALDRLTVDPNQHLVVAVREGRVVGTLQLTVIPGLSRKGATRSIIEAVRVHADERGSGLGTQLIEWAIAESRRQGCQLVQLTSDVTRTDAHRFYERLGFTASHVGFKLPL, from the coding sequence ATGGGAGATCTTGAGATACGGGCCGCGGTCACCAAGGACGTCCCCACCATCGTCGGCATGCTCGCCGACGATCCCCTAGGCGCCCAACGCGAGTCACCGGACGACCTGACGCCCTACCTGGCCGCACTGGACCGCCTGACCGTCGACCCGAACCAGCACCTCGTCGTCGCCGTCCGCGAGGGTCGCGTCGTCGGCACCCTCCAGCTCACGGTCATTCCAGGGCTGTCCCGCAAGGGCGCCACGCGCTCGATCATCGAGGCCGTACGCGTCCACGCGGACGAGCGAGGCAGCGGCCTGGGTACGCAGCTCATCGAGTGGGCGATCGCCGAGTCACGCCGCCAGGGCTGCCAACTGGTTCAACTGACCTCTGATGTCACTCGCACCGACGCCCATCGGTTCTACGAGCGGCTCGGCTTCACCGCCTCACACGTGGGCTTCAAGCTGCCTCTCTGA
- a CDS encoding serine hydrolase domain-containing protein codes for MTTSQDDLLPGTRRALLHRIAVAQAEGRAPSLVAAVVRDGRTVWHGARTSVEGHGPDENVQYRIGSITKTFTAVLVLRLRDEGVLDLGDPLEKHLPGTGAGEATIAQLLAHTSGLAAESPAPWWERTPGSLRPELRDVLGDQPLLHPVGRRFHYSNPGYTVLGALVEELRGAPWEDVLRREVLEPLGLHRTSGQPEAPHAGGWAVHPWADALLPEPAVDLGLMAPAGQLWSTTGDLARFAVFLANGDDRVLSAESVREMRTPAAPAEAADVVDGSAYGLGLQVQHRDGRLLIGHSGSLPGFLANLSISLADDVAAVVLANCTSGPLLASAGADLVRIVAEAEPRIPESWRPMPEVDAAVLELAGQWYWGTHGFALRLTADGGASLEPLAGKGRRSRFRANGDGTWTGLEGYYAGELLRPVRRPDGSLIHLDLGSFVFTRQPYDESASVPGGVDSEGWRGIR; via the coding sequence ATGACGACATCTCAGGACGACTTGCTTCCCGGCACCCGCCGGGCGTTGTTGCATCGGATCGCCGTGGCCCAGGCCGAGGGGCGGGCGCCGTCGTTGGTCGCCGCGGTGGTGCGGGACGGGCGGACGGTGTGGCACGGCGCGCGGACCTCGGTGGAAGGGCACGGGCCGGACGAGAACGTGCAGTACAGGATCGGCTCGATCACCAAGACGTTCACTGCCGTCCTGGTGCTGCGGCTGCGCGACGAGGGCGTCCTCGACCTCGGTGACCCCCTGGAGAAGCATCTGCCGGGCACCGGCGCGGGTGAGGCCACCATCGCCCAACTGCTCGCGCACACAAGCGGGTTGGCGGCCGAGTCACCCGCACCCTGGTGGGAACGGACGCCCGGTTCCCTGCGCCCCGAACTCCGCGATGTGCTGGGCGATCAGCCTCTGCTGCATCCGGTCGGCCGCCGGTTCCACTACTCGAACCCCGGCTACACGGTGTTGGGCGCGCTCGTCGAGGAGCTGCGGGGTGCGCCCTGGGAGGACGTACTCCGGCGGGAAGTGCTCGAACCGCTGGGCCTCCATCGCACGAGTGGTCAGCCCGAGGCACCGCACGCGGGCGGCTGGGCGGTGCACCCGTGGGCCGACGCACTGCTGCCGGAACCCGCCGTGGACCTCGGTCTGATGGCGCCGGCCGGTCAGCTCTGGTCCACCACTGGTGACTTGGCCCGGTTCGCCGTCTTCCTGGCCAACGGGGACGACCGGGTGCTGAGCGCGGAGTCCGTGCGGGAGATGCGGACCCCAGCGGCACCGGCCGAGGCCGCCGATGTCGTGGACGGCTCCGCCTATGGTCTCGGCCTGCAAGTCCAGCACCGTGACGGCCGACTGCTCATCGGCCACTCCGGTTCGCTGCCCGGCTTCCTGGCGAACCTCAGCATCAGCCTGGCGGACGACGTCGCGGCGGTGGTGCTGGCCAACTGCACCTCCGGACCGCTGCTGGCATCGGCGGGCGCCGATCTCGTCCGTATCGTCGCCGAGGCCGAGCCGAGGATTCCCGAGTCATGGCGCCCGATGCCCGAAGTCGACGCCGCCGTACTGGAGTTGGCGGGGCAGTGGTACTGGGGTACGCACGGGTTCGCCCTGCGGCTGACGGCGGATGGCGGGGCCTCGCTGGAGCCGCTGGCCGGCAAGGGCCGCCGTTCGCGATTCCGGGCCAACGGTGACGGCACCTGGACCGGGCTGGAGGGCTACTACGCCGGAGAGCTCCTGCGGCCCGTACGGCGCCCGGACGGGTCCCTGATCCACCTGGACCTCGGATCGTTCGTCTTCACGCGTCAGCCGTACGACGAGAGTGCTTCTGTGCCGGGTGGGGTGGACTCGGAGGGGTGGCGGGGGATTCGCTAG
- the dnaB gene encoding replicative DNA helicase: protein MSISEPLDDPWADSGPSDRLPASRRRGEGGRGRDEQHDRGREGGEWEGAGSAFERVPPQDLDAEQSVLGGMLLSKDAIADVVEVLKGHDFYKPAHETVYQAILDVYAKGEPADPITIAAELTKRGEINKVGGASYLHTLVQTVPTAANAEYYAEIVHERAVLRRLVEAGTRITQMGYAADDDVDEIVNRAQAEIYAVTEQRTSEDYLPLGDIMEGALDEIEAIGSRSGEMTGVPTGFTDLDSLTNGLHPGQMIVIAARPAMGKSTLALDFARAASIKHNLPSVIFSLEMGRNEIAMRLLSAEARVALHHMRSGTMTDEDWTRLARRMPEVSSAPLYIDDSPNLSMMEIRAKCRRLKQRSDIKLVIIDYLQLMQAGGSKRQESRQQEVSDMSRNLKLLAKELEVPVIALSQLNRGPEQRTDKKPMVSDLRESGSIEQDADMVILLHREDAYEKESPRAGEADIIVGKHRNGPTATITVAFQGHYSRFVDMAQT, encoded by the coding sequence TTGAGTATTTCCGAGCCCTTGGACGACCCGTGGGCCGACAGCGGTCCCAGTGATCGTCTGCCCGCTTCCCGGCGACGCGGTGAAGGAGGCCGGGGCCGCGACGAACAGCACGACCGCGGCCGGGAAGGCGGCGAGTGGGAGGGCGCGGGTTCCGCCTTCGAGCGCGTGCCCCCGCAGGACCTCGATGCCGAGCAGTCCGTGCTCGGCGGCATGCTTCTGTCGAAGGACGCCATCGCGGACGTCGTCGAGGTGCTCAAGGGCCACGACTTCTACAAGCCGGCGCACGAGACGGTCTACCAGGCGATCCTCGACGTCTACGCCAAGGGCGAGCCGGCCGACCCGATCACCATCGCCGCCGAACTCACCAAGCGCGGTGAGATCAACAAGGTCGGCGGCGCATCGTATCTGCACACGCTCGTCCAGACCGTGCCCACGGCGGCGAACGCGGAGTACTACGCGGAGATCGTCCACGAGCGGGCCGTCCTGCGCCGCCTGGTTGAGGCCGGCACGCGCATCACACAGATGGGATACGCGGCCGACGACGACGTCGACGAGATCGTCAACCGGGCCCAGGCCGAGATCTACGCGGTCACCGAGCAGCGGACCAGCGAGGACTACCTTCCGCTCGGCGACATCATGGAGGGCGCGCTCGACGAGATCGAGGCGATCGGCTCACGCAGCGGCGAGATGACCGGTGTGCCCACGGGGTTCACCGACCTCGACTCGCTCACCAACGGTCTGCACCCGGGCCAGATGATCGTCATCGCGGCCCGTCCCGCCATGGGTAAGTCCACGCTCGCGCTCGACTTCGCCCGCGCGGCGTCGATCAAGCACAACCTGCCGAGCGTCATCTTCTCCCTCGAAATGGGGCGCAACGAGATCGCGATGCGTCTGCTGTCCGCCGAGGCCCGGGTCGCCCTGCACCACATGCGCTCCGGCACCATGACCGACGAGGACTGGACGCGACTGGCACGCCGGATGCCCGAGGTGTCGTCGGCACCGCTCTACATCGACGACTCCCCGAACCTGTCGATGATGGAGATCCGCGCCAAGTGCCGTCGGCTCAAGCAGCGCAGCGACATCAAGCTGGTGATCATCGACTATCTGCAACTGATGCAGGCCGGTGGCTCCAAGCGCCAAGAGAGCCGACAGCAGGAGGTCTCGGACATGTCCCGTAACCTCAAGCTCCTGGCGAAGGAGCTGGAGGTCCCGGTGATCGCGCTCTCGCAGCTCAACCGTGGTCCCGAGCAGCGCACGGACAAGAAGCCGATGGTGTCCGACCTGCGTGAGTCCGGCTCCATCGAGCAGGACGCCGACATGGTCATCCTGCTGCACCGTGAGGACGCGTACGAGAAGGAGTCCCCGCGCGCGGGCGAGGCGGACATCATCGTGGGCAAGCACCGTAACGGCCCGACCGCGACGATCACCGTCGCCTTCCAGGGCCACTACTCGCGCTTCGTCGACATGGCGCAGACCTGA
- a CDS encoding MATE family efflux transporter, with the protein MTQAPAATRATRRQQDREIVTLAVPAFGALVAEPLFVMADSAIVGHLGTAQLAGLGVASALLTTAVSVFVFLAYATTAAVARRVGAGDLQAAIRQGMDGIWLALLIGATVIAVVLPSAPALIGLFGASDTAAPYATTYLRISSIGIPAMLIVLAATGVLRGLQNTKTPLYVAVSGFVANGVLNVGLVYGADLGIAGSAWGTVIAQWGMAAVYLVVVVRGARRHGASLSPDAAGIRASAQAGAPLLVRTLSLRAILLIATAVAARLGDAAIAAHQIILSLWSLLAFALDAIAIAGQAIIGRYLGADDPQGARAACRRMVQWGIATGVVLGLLVILSRPLFLPLFTSDPTVKDTALPALIMVALSQPICGVVFVLDGVLMGAGDGPYLAGAMVVTLAVFAPVALLVPILGAGLTALWGAMTLMMAVRMFTLLLRARSGRWVVTGATR; encoded by the coding sequence ATGACACAGGCTCCCGCGGCCACCAGGGCCACCCGACGACAGCAGGACCGAGAGATCGTCACGCTGGCCGTCCCGGCCTTCGGCGCGCTCGTCGCCGAGCCCCTCTTCGTCATGGCCGACAGCGCGATCGTCGGCCATCTCGGCACGGCACAACTCGCCGGACTCGGCGTGGCATCCGCCCTCCTGACGACGGCCGTGAGCGTCTTCGTCTTCCTCGCCTACGCCACCACGGCGGCCGTCGCCCGACGGGTCGGCGCGGGTGACCTCCAGGCCGCCATCCGCCAGGGCATGGACGGCATCTGGCTCGCCCTGCTGATCGGCGCCACCGTCATCGCCGTCGTCCTCCCCTCGGCACCCGCTCTCATCGGACTCTTCGGCGCCTCGGACACCGCGGCCCCCTATGCGACGACCTATCTGCGGATCTCCTCCATCGGCATCCCGGCCATGCTGATCGTCCTCGCTGCCACCGGAGTCCTTCGCGGACTGCAGAACACCAAGACACCGCTCTACGTCGCCGTCTCCGGCTTTGTCGCCAACGGCGTCCTCAACGTGGGACTCGTCTATGGCGCCGACCTCGGTATCGCCGGCTCCGCCTGGGGCACCGTCATCGCCCAGTGGGGCATGGCTGCCGTGTATCTCGTCGTGGTCGTCCGCGGAGCGCGTCGGCACGGCGCCTCCCTCAGTCCTGACGCCGCAGGGATCAGAGCCTCGGCCCAGGCCGGCGCACCTCTCCTTGTGCGCACGCTCTCCCTGAGAGCCATCCTCCTGATCGCCACGGCTGTCGCGGCCCGCCTCGGAGACGCCGCCATCGCCGCACACCAGATCATCCTGTCCCTGTGGTCCCTGCTGGCTTTCGCCCTCGACGCCATCGCGATCGCGGGCCAGGCGATCATCGGCCGCTATCTCGGCGCGGACGACCCCCAGGGCGCCCGAGCCGCATGCCGCCGCATGGTGCAGTGGGGCATCGCCACGGGAGTGGTGCTCGGCCTCCTGGTGATCCTGTCCCGCCCACTCTTCCTCCCGCTGTTCACCAGCGACCCCACCGTCAAGGACACCGCCCTGCCCGCCCTGATCATGGTGGCGCTCTCCCAGCCGATCTGCGGTGTCGTCTTCGTCCTGGACGGGGTGTTGATGGGCGCGGGAGACGGGCCGTATCTCGCCGGGGCGATGGTGGTGACCCTGGCGGTCTTCGCTCCAGTGGCCCTGCTCGTGCCGATCCTCGGTGCTGGACTGACCGCACTCTGGGGAGCGATGACCCTGATGATGGCGGTGCGGATGTTCACGCTCCTGCTGCGCGCTCGCTCGGGGCGCTGGGTCGTCACGGGCGCGACCCGCTGA
- the rplI gene encoding 50S ribosomal protein L9, which translates to MKIILTHEVSGLGAAGDVVDVKDGYARNYLIPRKFAIRWTKGGEKDVEQIRRARKIHEIQTIEQANSVKAQLEGVKVRLAVRSGDAGRLFGSVTPADIASAIKASGGPEVDKRRIELSAPIKTLGAHETSVRLHPEVAAKVNIEVIAA; encoded by the coding sequence ATGAAGATCATCCTCACCCACGAGGTCTCCGGCCTCGGTGCCGCCGGCGACGTCGTCGACGTCAAGGACGGTTACGCTCGCAACTACCTGATCCCGCGGAAGTTCGCTATCCGCTGGACCAAGGGTGGCGAGAAGGATGTCGAGCAGATCCGTCGTGCTCGCAAGATCCACGAGATCCAGACCATCGAGCAGGCCAACTCCGTGAAGGCCCAGCTCGAGGGCGTCAAGGTCCGTCTGGCCGTCCGCTCCGGCGACGCCGGTCGTCTCTTCGGTTCCGTCACCCCGGCCGACATCGCTTCCGCGATCAAGGCTTCCGGTGGCCCCGAGGTCGACAAGCGCCGCATCGAGCTGTCTGCTCCGATCAAGACCCTGGGCGCCCACGAGACGTCCGTGCGTCTGCACCCCGAGGTTGCCGCCAAGGTCAACATCGAGGTCATCGCGGCCTGA
- the rpsR gene encoding 30S ribosomal protein S18, with protein sequence MAKPPVRKPKKKVCAFCKDKVQYVDYKDTNMLRKFISDRGKIRARRVTGNCTQHQRDVATAVKNSREMALLPYTSTAR encoded by the coding sequence ATGGCGAAGCCGCCTGTGCGCAAGCCGAAGAAGAAGGTCTGCGCATTCTGCAAGGACAAGGTCCAGTACGTGGACTACAAGGACACGAACATGCTGCGGAAGTTCATTTCCGACCGTGGCAAGATCCGTGCCCGCCGCGTCACCGGCAACTGCACGCAGCACCAGCGTGACGTCGCCACGGCTGTGAAGAACAGCCGTGAGATGGCGCTGCTGCCCTACACCTCCACCGCGCGATAA
- a CDS encoding single-stranded DNA-binding protein: MAGETVITVVGNLVDDPELRFTPSGAAVAKFRVASTPRTFDRQTNEWKDGESLFLTCSVWRQAAENVAESLQRGMRVIVQGRLKQRSYEDREGVKRTVYELDVEEVGASLRSATAKVTKTAGGARGGQGGGFGGGGGGGQGGGGWGGNSGGGQPAGGAPADDPWATGAPAGGNQGGGGGGGWGGNSGGASGGGGGGYSDEPPF; this comes from the coding sequence ATGGCAGGCGAGACCGTCATCACGGTCGTCGGCAATCTTGTCGACGACCCCGAGCTGCGCTTCACCCCTTCCGGTGCGGCGGTCGCGAAGTTCCGTGTCGCGTCCACTCCCCGCACCTTCGACCGCCAGACGAACGAGTGGAAGGACGGCGAAAGCCTCTTCCTCACCTGCTCGGTCTGGCGTCAGGCGGCGGAGAACGTCGCCGAATCGCTCCAGCGAGGCATGCGCGTCATCGTGCAGGGCCGGCTGAAGCAGCGGTCCTACGAGGACCGTGAGGGCGTCAAGCGCACGGTCTACGAACTGGACGTCGAAGAAGTCGGCGCCAGCCTGCGCAGTGCCACGGCCAAGGTCACCAAGACCGCCGGTGGCGCTCGCGGTGGCCAGGGCGGCGGCTTCGGCGGTGGCGGTGGTGGCGGCCAGGGTGGCGGTGGCTGGGGTGGAAACTCCGGCGGCGGCCAGCCGGCCGGCGGCGCTCCCGCCGACGACCCGTGGGCTACCGGCGCTCCCGCCGGTGGCAACCAGGGCGGCGGCGGTGGCGGCGGCTGGGGTGGAAACTCCGGCGGCGCCAGCGGTGGCGGTGGCGGCGGCTACTCGGACGAACCCCCCTTCTAG
- the rpsF gene encoding 30S ribosomal protein S6 produces MRHYEVMVILDPDLEERAVSPLIENFLSVVREGNGKVEKVDTWGRRRLSYEIKKKPEGIYSVIDLQAEPAVVKELDRQMNLNESVLRTKVLRPETH; encoded by the coding sequence ATGCGTCACTACGAAGTGATGGTCATCCTCGACCCCGATCTGGAGGAGCGCGCTGTCTCCCCCCTGATCGAGAACTTCCTCTCCGTCGTCCGTGAGGGCAACGGAAAGGTGGAGAAGGTCGACACCTGGGGCCGTCGTCGTCTCTCGTACGAGATCAAGAAGAAGCCCGAGGGCATCTACTCGGTCATCGACCTGCAGGCCGAGCCTGCGGTCGTCAAGGAGCTCGACCGCCAGATGAACCTGAACGAGTCGGTCCTCCGGACCAAGGTCCTCCGCCCCGAGACCCACTGA